One stretch of Candidatus Eremiobacterota bacterium DNA includes these proteins:
- a CDS encoding polyprenyl synthetase family protein, which translates to MRSPAAVDSLEAALEAAVARFDDGSATSTQIRYHFGFGDEGRRGKRLRSQLVLEVAEEEGGRPELALDAACAVEIVHEFSLIHDDIEDGDTLRRGREAVWSRYGLAHGINAGDALCSVAYLTLLDGSHADAETKVAMNRVLLAAHLAMCSGQGRDIAFETEPRVTMEDYRAMIGGKTAALFGAACELGALAAGAGTERAAAYARLGCAYGTAFQIEDDVLGIWGDSATTGKPAGADLAKRKWTFPVVWALGGPPSEAREIVAAAYASGSALSEEAVHATLAALDGLGAREAAVGAARAELADAGALADAQRIDRSGRVRAFFGRAARRIA; encoded by the coding sequence CACTTCGGCTTCGGTGATGAAGGGCGGCGCGGGAAGCGCTTGCGCTCGCAGCTCGTCCTCGAGGTCGCGGAAGAGGAAGGCGGACGGCCGGAGCTGGCGCTCGACGCGGCCTGCGCGGTCGAGATCGTCCACGAGTTCTCGCTGATCCACGACGACATCGAGGACGGCGACACGCTGCGGCGGGGCCGCGAGGCGGTCTGGTCGCGCTACGGGCTCGCCCACGGCATCAACGCCGGCGACGCGCTGTGCTCGGTCGCGTACCTGACCCTGCTCGACGGGAGCCATGCGGACGCGGAGACGAAGGTCGCGATGAACCGCGTCCTGCTCGCCGCGCACCTCGCGATGTGCAGCGGACAGGGGCGGGACATCGCGTTCGAAACCGAACCGCGGGTGACGATGGAGGACTACCGGGCGATGATCGGCGGGAAGACCGCGGCGCTCTTCGGCGCGGCTTGCGAGCTGGGCGCGCTCGCGGCTGGCGCCGGCACGGAGCGCGCGGCCGCGTACGCGCGGCTCGGCTGCGCCTATGGGACCGCCTTTCAGATCGAGGACGACGTGCTCGGGATCTGGGGCGACTCGGCGACGACCGGGAAGCCCGCCGGCGCCGATTTGGCCAAGCGCAAGTGGACCTTCCCGGTCGTCTGGGCGCTCGGCGGGCCGCCCTCGGAGGCGCGCGAGATCGTCGCTGCGGCGTACGCGTCAGGTTCCGCGCTGAGCGAGGAGGCCGTGCACGCGACGCTGGCCGCGCTCGACGGGCTCGGCGCGCGCGAGGCCGCCGTCGGCGCGGCCCGCGCGGAGCTTGCCGACGCCGGCGCGCTCGCGGACGCGCAGCGAATCGACCGCAGCGGGCGCGTGCGGGCGTTCTTCGGCCGCGCCGCCCGGCGGATCGCGTGA